One Saccharomyces kudriavzevii IFO 1802 strain IFO1802 genome assembly, chromosome: 7 DNA segment encodes these proteins:
- the CYS4 gene encoding cystathionine beta-synthase CYS4 (similar to Saccharomyces cerevisiae CYS4 (YGR155W); ancestral locus Anc_4.69) gives MTKSEQQADSRHDVIDLVGNTPLIALKKLPKALGIRPQIYAKLELYNPGGSIKDRIAKSMVEEAEASGRIHPSRSTLIEPTSGNTGIGLALIGAIKGYRTIITLPEKMSNEKVSVLKALGAEIIRTPTAAAWDSPESHIGVAKKLEKEIPGAVILDQYNNMMNPEAHYFGTGREIQRQLEDLHLFDKLRAVVAGAGTGGTITGISKYLKEQNDKIQIVGADPFGSILAQPENLNKTEVTDYKVEGIGYDFVPQVLDRKLIDVWYKTDDKPSFKYARQLISNEGVLVGGSSGSAFTAVVKYCEDHPELTEDDVIVAIFPDSVRSYLTKFVDDEWLKKNDLWDDEVLTRFDTSKPEASTTKYADVFGDATVKDLHLKPVVSVKENAKVTDVIKILKDNGFDQLPVLTEDGKLSGLVTLSELLKKLSINNSDGDNTIVGKYLDFKNLNNFNDVSSYNENKSGKKKFIKFDENSKLSDLNRFFEKNSSAVITDGLKPVHIVTKMDLLSYLA, from the coding sequence ATGACTAAATCTGAGCAGCAAGCTGATTCAAGACATGACGTTATCGACCTGGTTGGTAACACCCCATTGATAGcgctaaaaaaattgccaaaGGCCTTAGGTATTAGACCGCAAATCTATGCTAAACTGGAATTATACAACCCAGGTGGTTCCATCAAGGACAGAATTGCGAAATCCATGGTAGAGGAGGCTGAAGCTTCTGGTAGAATTCATCCCTCCAGGTCTACTCTGATCGAACCTACTTCTGGTAACACAGGTATTGGTCTAGCCTTGATCGGTGCTATCAAAGGCTACAGGACTATCATAACTTTGCCCGAGAAGATGTCTAACGAAAAAGTTTCGGTTTTGAAGGCTTTGGGTGCTGAAATTATCAGAACTCCAACCGCTGCTGCTTGGGATTCTCCAGAATCTCATATCGGTGTTGCCAAGAAACTGGAGAAGGAAATACCTGGCGCTGTTATCTTAGACCAATATAACAACATGATGAACCCAGAAGCTCATTATTTCGGTACTGGCCGTGAAATTCAGAGACAACTAGAAGACTTGCATCTGTTCGACAAACTCCGCGCTGTTGTTGCCGGTGCCGGTACTGGTGGTACCATCACTGGTATCTCAAAATACttgaaagaacaaaatgacAAGATTCAAATTGTCGGTGCTGATCCATTCGGTTCGATTTTAGCTCAACCtgaaaatttgaacaaGACTGAGGTCACTGATTATAAAGTCGAAGGTATTGGTTATGATTTCGTTCCTCAAGTCTTAGATAGAAAATTGATTGATGTCTGGTATAAGACCGACGACAAAccttctttcaaatacGCCAGGCAATTGATTTCCAACGAAGGTGTCTTGGTAGGTGGCTCTTCTGGTTCTGCGTTTACTGCGGTTGTCAAATACTGTGAAGATCATCCTGAGCTGACTGAAGACGATGTTATAGTCGCAATTTTCCCAGATTCCGTTAGGTCATATCTAACCAAGTTTGTAGATGACGAATGGTTGAAAAAGAACGATTTGTGGGATGATGAGGTCTTAACCCGCTTCGACACTTCAAAACCGGAGGCTTCAACTACCAAGTACGCTGATGTCTTTGGCGATGCTACTGTAAAGGATCTACATTTGAAACCTGTAGTTTCtgtcaaagaaaacgcTAAGGTCACTGATGTCATCAAGATCTTGAAAGATAATGGCTTTGACCAATTGCCAGTATTGACTGAAGATGGCAAATTATCTGGGTTAGTCACTCTATCCGAGCTGCTAAAGAAACTATCTATCAATAATTCTGACGGTGACAACACCATAGTGGGTAAGTACTTggatttcaagaacttgaaCAATTTCAACGACGTTTCCTCCTACAACGAGAACAAATCCGGTAAAAAGAAGTTCATCAAGTTTGACGAAAACTCTAAGTTATCAGACTTGAATcgtttctttgaaaagaattcATCCGCAGTCATTACTGATGGTTTGAAGCCAGTCCATATCGTTACCAAGATGGATTTGCTGAGCTACTTAGCATAA
- the CHO2 gene encoding phosphatidylethanolamine N-methyltransferase (similar to Saccharomyces cerevisiae CHO2 (YGR157W); ancestral locus Anc_4.64): protein MTSCNNTTVSEMVDPVGKNKGTINVKAKTRSSNVTFRPPVTHDMVRSLFDPTLKKSLLEKFIALAIISNFFICYWVYQRFGLQFTKYFFLLQYMFWRVAYNLGIGVVLHYQSHYETLTNCAKTHAIFSKENPRGQDGSTNFSTNSKSFSDKLWSFIRKFCQYEIKTKMPKEYDLFAYPEEINVWLIFRQFVDLILMQDFVTYIIYVYLSIPYSWAQIFNWRSLLGVILILFNIWVKVDAHRVVKDYAWYWGDFFFLEESELIFDGVFNISPHPMYSIGYLGYYGLSLICNDYKVLLVSVFGHYSQFLFLKYVENPHIERTYGDGSDSDSQVNGRIDDLISKENYDYSRPLINMGLSFNNFNKLRFTDYFTIATVVALALGAILNVKSINLNYLFVIVFMTKLVSWSFISTILYKQSKTKWFTRLFLENGYTQVYSYEQWQFIYNYYLVLTYTLMIIQTGLQIWSNFSNINNSQLIFGLILAALQTWCDKETRLAISDFGWFYGDFFLSNYISTRKLTSQGIYRYLNHPEAVLGVVGVWGSVLMTNFAVTNIILAVLWTLTNFILVKFIETPHVNKLYGKTKRVSGVGKTLLGLKPLRQVSDIVNRIENIIVKSLIDESKNSNGETEILPKNYQENKEWSMLIQEAMDSVATRLSPYCELKIEDEVTENNFVLPEPVSLNWKMPIELYNEDDWIGLYKVIDTRADRERTRVGSGGHWCATSKTSYKNHGLRHKDSIMDINATEKYVQGKVTFDTSLLYFENGIYEFRYHSGNSHKVLLISTPFEISLPVLDTKTPELFEKSLVEFLTKVNVFKDGKFFPLGNKFFGMDGLKQLIKISIGVELSSEYMRRVNGDAHVISHRVWEIKQTLDSLA, encoded by the coding sequence ATGACCAGTTGTAACAACACTACTGTGTCCGAGATGGTTGATCCTgtgggaaaaaataaaggcaCCATTAACGTCAAAGCTAAAACGCGTTCAAGCAATGTCACTTTCAGACCTCCTGTGACCCACGATATGGTCCGTTCGCTTTTCGATccaactttgaaaaaatccttGTTGGAGAAATTCATTGCACTGGCCAtcatttcaaattttttcatttgttatTGGGtttatcaaagatttgGCTTACAGTTTACCAAGtactttttccttttacAGTATATGTTCTGGAGGGTAGCCTATAATCTGGGTATTGGTGTTGTTCTGCATTATCAGTCGCATTATGAAACGTTAACGAACTGTGCTAAGACACATGCGATTTTCAGCAAGGAGAATCCACGAGGTCAAGATGGCAGtacgaatttttcaacaaattctaAGTCTTTTTCAGATAAACTCTGGAGTTTTATTAGGAAATTCTGTCAGTATGAGattaaaacaaaaatgcCAAAGGAATATGACTTATTTGCTTATCCGGAAGAAATCAACGTTTGGTTGATTTTCCGCCAATTTGTTGACTTGATCTTAATGCAGGACTTTGTGACGTACATTATCTATGTTTACCTTTCTATTCCATACAGTTGGGCTCAAATCTTCAACTGGAGATCTTTATTAGGCGTCATTCTGATTCTATTTAACATCTGGGTTAAAGTGGATGCGCACCGAGTTGTTAAGGATTATGCCTGGTACTGGggtgatttcttcttcttggaagaaTCAGAGCTGATCTTCGACGGTGTTTTCAACATCTCCCCACATCCAATGTATTCTATCGGTTATTTGGGTTACTATGGTCTATCATTGATTTGTAATGACTATAAGGTCCTTTTGGTGTCCGTCTTTGGTCATTATTCacaatttttgtttttaaaaTACGTGGAAAATCCTCATATTGAAAGGACATATGGCGACGGGTCTGATTCTGACTCTCAAGTGAACGGTAGAATCGATGATTTGATTTCGAAAGAAAACTACGATTATTCAAGGCCCTTGATTAACATGGGTCTTTCATTTAACAATTTCAACAAGCTAAGATTTACTGACTACTTCACAATTGCTACCGTTGTGGCACTCGCATTGGGCGCGATACTGAACGTTAAGTCTATCAATTTGAATTACCTTTTTGTTATCGTGTTCATGACAAAACTTGTTTCATGGTCGTTTATCTCCACCATATTGTATAAGCAATCCAAGACAAAATGGTTTACAAGACtgtttttggaaaatggtTACACTCAAGTGTATTCCTATGAGCAATGGCAGTTCATTTACAATTATTATTTAGTGTTAACATACACATTAATGATAATTCAAACTGGCCTTCAAATTTGGAGTAACTTTTCTAACATAAATAACAGTCAATTGATCTTTGGGTTGATTCTAGCCGCGTTGCAAACGTGGTGTGATAAGGAAACGAGGCTAGCTATTTCTGATTTTGGTTGGTTCTAtggtgatttttttttgagcaACTATATTTCAACTCGAAAATTAACTTCTCAAGGTATTTACAGGTATTTGAACCACCCTGAAGCAGTTTTAGGAGTTGTCGGGGTTTGGGGTTCCGTATTGATGACGAATTTCGCCGTTACAAATATCATCCTTGCTGTTTTATGGACTTTAACAAACTTTATTCTTGTCAAGTTTATTGAGACTCCTCACGTTAACAAGCTCTATGGAAAAACTAAACGAGTTAGTGGTGTTGGGAAAACTTTATTAGGTTTGAAACCGCTCAGACAAGTTTCAGACATCGTCAatagaattgaaaacatcatCGTCAAATCGCTAATTGATGAAAGCAAGAATTCTAATGGTGAGACAGAAATTTTACCAAAGAactatcaagaaaataaagagtGGAGCATGTTAATCCAAGAAGCGATGGATAGCGTTGCGACAAGATTAAGCCCATACTGCgaattgaaaattgaaGACGAGGTAACGGAAAATAATTTTGTCCTACCTGAGCCAGTGAGTTTAAACTGGAAAATGCCCATCGAACTTTACAACGAAGACGATTGGATTGGCTTGTATAAAGTTATTGATACAAGAGCAGATCGTGAAAGGACAAGAGTTGGTTCAGGCGGTCATTGGTGTGCGACTTCCAAGACCTCATACAAGAACCACGGTCTAAGACATAAGGATTCCATTATGGATATCAACGCAACCGAAAAGTACGTCCAAGGTAAGGTGACTTTTGATACATCCTTGCTGTATTTTGAGAATGGTATTTACGAATTCAGATATCACTCTGGGAACTCTCATAAGGTGCTTTTAATTTCTACtccatttgaaatttcattgcCAGTATTAGATACTAAAACGCCTGAACTTTTCGAGAAGAGTTTGGTCGAGTTTTTGACCAAAGTGAATGTTTTCAAGGATGGCAAGTTTTTTCCCTTAGGCAATAAGTTCTTTGGCATGGATGGCTTGAAGCAGTTGATCAAAATCTCGATTGGCGTTGAGCTTTCTTCTGAATATATGAGAAGAGTTAATGGTGATGCTCACGTCATTTCACATCGGGTTTGGGAAATAAAGCAAACGCTCGATAGTCTTGCATAA
- the MTR3 gene encoding exosome non-catalytic core subunit MTR3 (similar to Saccharomyces cerevisiae MTR3 (YGR158C); ancestral locus Anc_4.63): MNVQDRRRLLGPAAAKPMAFSNAIIDEQQKKPVNMPSKDSENGDELSLHTGFIENCNGSALVEARNLRHQTSLITAVYGPRSIRGSFTSQGTISIQLKNGLLEKYNTNELKEVSGFLMGIFNSVVNLSRYPKSGIDIFVYLTYDKNLQSEAPAGESQSKKTFSEISYLIPHCITSITLALADAGIEIVDMAGAGEANGTVVSFIKNGEEIVGVWKDEGNNEDLLESVDDCKEQYRRYRDLMISCLLEQKSLDTSSS; encoded by the coding sequence atgaatgTTCAAGACAGGAGGAGGTTACTGGGCCCGGCTGCTGCCAAACCAATGGCTTTTAGCAACGCTATCATTGATGAGCAACAGAAAAAGCCGGTAAATATGCCATCTAAAGATAGTGAGAATGGAGATGAGCTTTCTTTACATACTGGGTTCATTGAGAACTGTAATGGATCTGCTTTGGTTGAAGCCAGAAACTTGAGACATCAAACGTCATTGATTACAGCTGTATATGGGCCACGTTCTATTAGAGGTTCCTTCACATCTCAGGGTACTATATCTATTCAATTGAAGAACGGTCTTCtggaaaaatacaataCAAACGAGTTAAAAGAAGTTAGTGGTTTTCTGATGggtattttcaattcagtCGTCAACCTATCCCGTTATCCCAAATCTGGCATCGATATCTTTGTTTATCTAACATATGACAAGAACCTTCAAAGCGAAGCCCCCGCCGGAGAATCACAAAGCAAGAAGACGTTTTCTGAAATATCGTATCTCATACCTCATTGTATCACTAGTATCACGCTGGCGTTAGCAGATGCCGGTATCGAAATAGTAGACATGGCAGGTGCTGGAGAGGCCAACGGTACTGTTGTATCGTTTATCAAAAACGGAGAAGAAATTGTCGGTGTTTGGAAGGATGAAGGTAACAACGAAGATCTTTTAGAATCCGTCGATGATTGCAAAGAACAATATAGACGTTACAGGGATCTAATGATAAGCTGTTTATTGGAACAGAAAAGCCTAGACACAAGTTCATCTTAG
- the PTI1 gene encoding cleavage polyadenylation factor subunit PTI1 (similar to Saccharomyces cerevisiae PTI1 (YGR156W); ancestral locus Anc_4.65), with translation MTDPRRRTGRHFLTPENLSSTIQITNLPPEWNQDIITSVVAGSGPVIDIKPKNDPRTGKLTGVLFDYLTSKECKRAWEILNRIENFPVKIEQIIPSNFKDHLKEAANKNPQKQVLQLNRDSFPFEAGLELPFEMVTEVPIPRRPPPPQALNNVNSASNNANIQFPDILSKASKHLPIFQDGSIIAPDKISQNLSKIPPLQLIEIISNLKILSNQENIQKSQLETFLNTNSDITISVTQALLEMGFIDYSVVTKVLKSQTSEAPSMLSSNSTSNSNTPMGGIRNNTPLHVPSNDVNNNLNNMPVNVTMPMPMSTSPFIPPPLQQQPFGFVPPGSFMPPAQAPSMRQSALMNQPSQIQQPDLSTTEAPSHGSKGGSGGTINIAKLQLLPENQQDMIKQVLTLTPVQIQSLPSDQQLMVENFRKEYII, from the coding sequence aTGACGGATCCCAGAAGGAGAACAGGTCGTCATTTCTTAACACCAGAGAATTTATCATCTACAATACAAATTACAAACTTACCCCCAGAATGGAATCAAGACATAATTACCTCGGTGGTGGCAGGTTCTGGTCCAGTCATAGATATAAAACCCAAAAATGACCCGAGAACTGGAAAATTAACTGGTGTGCTGTTCGATTATTTGACTAGTAAAGAATGTAAACGCGCTTGGGAAATTTTAAatagaattgaaaattttcccGTAAAGATAGAACAAATAATACCATCAAATTTTAAAGATCATCTTAAAGAAGCAGCAAATAAAAATCCTCAAAAGCAAGTGTTGCAACTTAATAGAGATTCTTTTCCCTTCGAGGCGGGATTAGAGTTGCCCTTCGAAATGGTAACAGAAGTTCCTATCCCTAGGCGACCACCCCCACCACAGGCTTTGAATAATGTTAATTCCGCATCGAATAACGCAAATATTCAATTCCCTGACATACTAAGTAAAGCATCCAAACACTTGCCAATTTTCCAAGATGGCTCCATTATTGCTCCAGACAAAATTTCACAAAATTTGAGTAAGATTCCGCCGTTGCAACTTATTGAAATTATAtcgaatttgaaaatcctATCAAATCAAgagaatattcaaaaatcaCAGTTAGAAACCTTCTTGAATACTAACAGTGATATCACAATCTCCGTGACGCAGGCCCTGCTAGAAATGGGGTTTATAGACTACAGCGTGGTAACGAAAGTGTTAAAGTCCCAAACCAGTGAGGCACCATCAATGCTTTCGAGTAACAGTACAAGTAACTCGAACACCCCGATGGGTGGAATTAGAAACAACACTCCTCTGCATGTTCCGTCGAATGATGTCAATAACAATCTCAACAATATGCCAGTGAACGTAACTATGCCGATGCCTATGTCAACGTCACCATTTATTCCTCCACCTTTACAACAACAGCCATTTGGATTTGTGCCACCGGGATCCTTCATGCCTCCTGCTCAAGCTCCTTCTATGAGACAGTCAGCATTGATGAACCAACCTAGTCAGATACAACAACCGGACCTAAGCACTACAGAAGCTCCCTCCCATGGAAGTAAAGGCGGTAGTGGAGGCACCATCAATATCGCGAAACTACAGCTGCTGCCTGAAAATCAGCAAGACATGATCAAGCAGGTTCTTACTTTGACACCTGTCCAGATTCAAAGTTTGCCAAGTGACCAGCAACTTATGGTGGAAAACTtcagaaaagaatatataatttAA
- the GTO1 gene encoding omega-class glutathione transferase (similar to Saccharomyces cerevisiae GTO1 (YGR154C)) translates to MPTSYRETISKDHPVFKPEKGRYYIYGALGCPFTHRAILARSLKQLESVLGLVISHWQLDFEGARFLSAPERPGSYGQKFFTTAGGIVSATLDESGEFGDVDNDSARLFVDGAFDPVESISRLSELYYLDDPEYSSTKFTVPVLWDCKTKKIVNNESGDIIRILNSGVFDEFIEYTGASVIDLVPNDLVYEIDKNIKWVQPNINLGVYKAGLADNTKAYEIEVKNLFENLQKIENILKTNYKRLQEQFGDMQDKILLKFFVLGQRLTEADIRLYATIIRFDIVYVQHFKCNLKTIRDGFSYLHLWLKNLYWNYKEFRFSTDFNHIKLFYIKMETSENRINPFGIVPLGPKPDIAEL, encoded by the coding sequence ATGCCTACATCTTACAGGGAAACGATTTCTAAAGATCACCCTGTTTTCAAAccagaaaaaggaagatatTACATTTATGGAGCCCTTGGGTGTCCATTCACTCATAGAGCCATTCTTGCCAGGTCTCTAAAGCAGCTAGAATCTGTTCTGGGGCTTGTTATATCACACTGGCAATTAGACTTTGAGGGTGCTCGCTTTTTATCTGCTCCAGAGCGCCCAGGCTCATATGGACAGAAATTCTTTACCACCGCTGGCGGCATTGTTTCAGCGACACTAGACGAATCTGGGGAGTTTGGCGATGTGGATAATGATTCAGCAAGGTTGTTCGTGGATGGTGCGTTTGATCCGGTCGAAAGTATATCAAGGTTGAGTGAACTGTACTACTTGGACGATCCTGAATACTCCAGTACGAAATTCACTGTGCCCGTTCTGTGGGATTGcaagacaaagaaaattgtgAATAACGAAAGTGGTGATATCATCAGAATTTTGAATAGTGGAGTATTCGatgaatttattgaatatacGGGAGCCAGCGTGATCGACTTAGTCCCCAATGATTTGGTTTATGAGATTGACAAGAACATCAAATGGGTCCAACCAAATATCAACCTTGGTGTTTATAAGGCTGGATTAGCAGACAACACAAAGGCCTATGAGATTGaagtaaaaaatttatttgaGAACTTGCagaaaatagaaaacaTATTAAAGACCAATTACAAGCGCTTACAAGAGCAGTTTGGTGATATGCAGGATAAAATTTTGCTCAAGTTTTTCGTTTTGGGGCAAAGGTTAACTGAAGCGGACATCAGATTGTATGCAACAATAATTAGATTCGACATCGTGTACGTACAGCATTTCAAATGTAATCTGAAAACCATAAGAGATGGGTTTTCATATCTCCACTTGTGGCTGAAGAATCTGTACTGGAATTACAAAGAGTTTAGGTTTAGCACAGATTTCAATCACATTAAGTTATTTTACATTAAGATGGAAACTAGCGAAAATAGGATCAATCCTTTTGGTATAGTGCCACTAGGCCCTAAACCTGATATTGCTGAATTGTAA
- the SKDI07G4030 gene encoding uncharacterized protein (similar to Saccharomyces cerevisiae YGR153W) — protein sequence MYFQEREVDGYGHDREREAHSFLDTLSDTLDSICIEELGDGTSIFNGDSVRFEGFDINRRLFCLGSNVKDEDENDNEDENIIKNILPQSTKLRGTVRQKGKLSRGVVLVAENSKRCHAESSLDLSEDYDTQYDDSYEIIEQEENSVRPCGCHKSRKAKCFKELEIESLEKGDIKKSLFYKDINEWCKEYEINKTREICVPLIHEFCLNKGDSDSLF from the coding sequence ATGTATTTCCAGGAAAGAGAAGTTGACGGTTACGGACACGACAGAGAAAGGGAGGCACATTCTTTTCTCGACACTTTATCAGATACACTAGACTCAATTTGTATAGAGGAGCTTGGCGATGGGACAAGTATCTTCAATGGGGATAGTGTAAGGTTTGAAGGATTTGATATAAACAGAAGGCTGTTTTGTTTGGGTTCAAATGtcaaagatgaagatgaaaatgacaatgaagatgagaatATTATCAAGAACATTCTGCCGCAAAGTACAAAGTTAAGAGGGACAGTAAGACAAAAAGGGAAACTTTCAAGAGGCGTAGTCTTGGTGGCCGAGAATTCCAAAAGATGTCATGCCGAGTCAAGCTTAGATTTGAGTGAAGATTATGATACGCAGTATGACGACAGCTATGAAATAatagaacaagaagagaataGTGTAAGGCCATGTGGATGTCATAAATCAAGGAAAGCTAAATGtttcaaagaattagaAATTGAAAGTTTGGAAAAGGGCGACATAAAGAAAAGCCTATTTTATAAAGATATCAATGAATGGTgcaaagaatatgaaatcAATAAAACTAGAGAAATTTGTGTACCATTGATACACGAGTTTTGCTTGAATAAAGGCGATAGCGATAGCTTATTTTGA
- the NSR1 gene encoding Nsr1p (similar to Saccharomyces cerevisiae NSR1 (YGR159C); ancestral locus Anc_4.61), whose translation MAKTTKVKGNKKEAKASKQTKEEKAAAVSSSSSSSSSESESSDSESSSSSSSSDSESEAEVKKEESKSTSSSSDSSDEEEGESKKEESKESSSSDASSSDSESEKEESNDKKRKSEDAEEEEEEDESSNKKQKNEESGEPATIFVGRLSWSIDDEWLKKEFEHIGGVISARVINERGTDRSRGYGYVDFENKSYAEKAIQEMQGKEIDGRPINCDLSTSKPAGNNTNDRAKKFGDTPSEPSDTLFLGNLSFNADRDTIFELFAKHGEVVSVRIPTHPETEQPKGFGYVQFSSLEDSKKALESLQGEYIDNRPVRLDYSSPRPNNDGGRGGSRGFGGRGGARGGNRGFGGRGGARGGARGGRGGFRPTGSGANNAPLGRSRNTASFAGSKKTFD comes from the coding sequence ATGGCTAAGACTACTAAAGTAAAAGGTAACAAGAAGGAAGCTAAGGCTTCCAAGCaaaccaaagaagaaaaggctgCTGCGGtatcttcttcctcctcttcttcttcatctgaaTCTGAATCTTCGGACTCTGaatcctcttcatcttcatcctcttccGACAGTGAAAGTGAAGCTGAGGTCAAGAAGGAGGAATCCAAAAGCacctcttcttcctccgACTCttctgatgaagaagaaggagaatccaagaaggaagaatcTAAGGAATCTTCCAGCTCTGACgcatcttcttctgacAGCGAAAGCGAAAAGGAAGAATCTAATGACAAGAAGCGTAAATCTGAAgatgctgaagaagaagaagaagaagacgaatCCTCCAAcaagaagcaaaagaaCGAAGAATCTGGAGAACCTGCTACCATTTTCGTCGGCAGACTATCGTGGTCCATTGATGACGAATGGTTAAAGAAGGAGTTCGAACACATTGGCGGTGTTATCAGCGCCAGAGTCATCAACGAAAGAGGTACCGACAGATCTCGTGGTTATGGTTACGTTGATTTCGAGAACAAATCTTATGCTGAAAAGGCCATTCAAGAAATGCAAGGTAAGGAAATCGATGGTAGACCAATCAACTGTGACTTGTCCACAAGCAAGCCAGCCGGTAACAACACCAACGATCGTGCCAAGAAGTTCGGTGACACCCCATCTGAACCATCTGACACTTTATTCTTAGGTAACTTGTCCTTCAACGCTGACAGAGACACCATTTTCGAATTGTTCGCTAAACACGGTGAAGTTGTTTCCGTTCGTATTCCAACACATCCAGAAACTGAACAACCAAAGGGTTTCGGCTACGTCCAATTCTCTAGCTTGGAGGATTCCAAGAAGGCTTTAGAATCTTTGCAAGGTGAATACATCGACAACAGACCAGTCAGATTAGACTACTCTTCTCCAAGACCAAACAACGATGGTGGTCGTGGTGGTAGCCGTGGTTTCGGCGGCCGTGGTGGTGCTCGTGGTGGTAACCGTGGTTTCGGCGGTCGTGGTGGTGCTCGTGGTGGTGCTCGTGGCGGTCGTGGTGGTTTCAGACCAACCGGTTCCGGTGCTAACAATGCTCCATTGGGCAGATCAAGAAATACTGCTTCTTTCGCCggttcaaagaaaacatttgATTAA
- the SKDI07G4120 gene encoding uncharacterized protein (similar to Saccharomyces cerevisiae YGR161W-C), with translation MSGYFNHLSSSAHFPNFQVDQGLISDTGSAANDRSGGSMIDFAIQLNELSLEEKILKEFTLFQSKNMDLLQDTSSTRSPNATSSLRQSRIQGW, from the coding sequence ATGTCTGGATACTTTAACCACTTGTCTTCAAGTGCACATTTTCCTAATTTTCAAGTAGATCAGGGTCTCATAAGCGACACCGGTAGCGCAGCCAACGATCGTAGTGGTGGCAGCATGATCGATTTTGCCATACAACTGAACGAACTGAGCCTGGAAGAGAAAATACTCAAGGAGTTCACGCTGTTTCAAAGCAAGAATATGGACCTATTGCAAGATACGTCGTCGACGAGAAGTCCGAATGCTACTTCTTCTCTAAGACAGAGCCGGATTCAAGGCTGGTGA
- the RTS3 gene encoding Rts3p (similar to Saccharomyces cerevisiae RTS3 (YGR161C); ancestral locus Anc_4.59), giving the protein MIATSRTVNMNKESKYKRAVAKPPRDRQTSLTRAMRPAVARDPRRLSTSSTPTSSSVAGQRRLSREEIINEMEKEQDAIVVRLLREIETLKEENSRLKNQLSHPSLTRRSSPFLESESAILDDDDCNYGYTFDTPTLKFSEGASKRAVLPLTPKDSTMHISHRSKRSSRNASMSSGTSISDTIFPIETKINSAPMTNRNLSSADLPHHTLLPRSLSGGFSPSDLTEPGALLHDRRRRSSNYSLDGSNSLKADLMAKRFQTGSLK; this is encoded by the coding sequence ATGATCGCTACTTCGAGAACCGTAAATATGAACAAAGAATCAAAGTACAAAAGAGCTGTGGCCAAACCACCCAGGGACAGACAAACTTCCCTTACAAGAGCCATGAGGCCTGCTGTGGCACGTGACCCTCGCAGACTCTCGACGTCATCGACGCCCACTTCCTCGTCGGTAGCAGGACAAAGGAGACTTTCAAgggaagaaataataaacgaaatggaaaaagagCAAGACGCCATTGTGGTAAGACTGCTTCGGGAAATTGAAACTTTAAAAGAGGAGAACTCTAGATTGAAAAACCAACTTAGTCACCCATCCCTAACAAGGAGATCGTCCCCTTTTTTAGAGAGCGAGTCCGCCATCctcgatgatgatgattgCAATTACGGTTACACGTTCGACACTCCAACGCTTAAGTTCTCGGAAGGCGCGTCCAAACGCGCTGTGCTTCCCTTAACGCCCAAGGATTCCACGATGCACATTTCCCATCGCTCTAAAAGATCAAGTCGGAATGCGTCTATGTCCAGTGGGACAAGCATCTCAGACACAATTTTCCCCATCGAGACTAAAATCAATTCAGCACCAATGACCAACAGAAACCTTTCCTCAGCCGACCTCCCACACCACACTCTTCTACCACGTTCCCTGAGCGGGGGTTTTTCTCCTAGTGATTTGACCGAGCCAGGTGCTTTGCTTCACGATAGAAGGAGACGTTCTTCCAATTACAGTCTCGACGGCTCAAACTCCTTGAAGGCCGATCTCATGGCAAAGAGGTTCCAAACTGGCTCATTGAAATAA